In Xenopus laevis strain J_2021 chromosome 2S, Xenopus_laevis_v10.1, whole genome shotgun sequence, a genomic segment contains:
- the trappc3.S gene encoding trafficking protein particle complex subunit 3 S homeolog: MSRQTNRGTESKKMNSELFTLTYGALVTQLCKDYENDEDVNKQLEKMGYNIGVRLIEDFLARSSIGRCHDFRETADVIAKVAFKMYLGVTPTITNWSPAGDEFSLILENNPLVDFVELPDNHSTLVYSNLLCGVMRGALEMVQMAVDVKFVQDTLKGDSVTEIRMKFIKRIEDNLPAGEE; the protein is encoded by the exons ATGTCCCGACAAACCAACAGAGGCACCGAGAGCAAAAAGATG AACTCTGAGCTCTTCACTCTGACATATGGTGCACTCGTCACCCAGTTGTGTAAAGACTATGAAAATGATGAAGATGTCAACAAGCAGCtggaaaaaat GGGATACAACATAGGTGTGAGACTCATAGAAGATTTTTTGGCACGGTCAAGTATTGGGAGGTGTCATGATTTTCGGGAAACGGCTGATGTTATAGCAAAG GTGGCCTTTAAAATGTACCTGGGGGTCACACCTACTATCACAAATTGGAGTCCAGCAGGAGATGAATTCTCCCTCATCCTGGAGAACAACCCTCTTGTAGACTTTGTTGAGTTGCCAGACAACCATTCCACTCTGGTCTATTCCAACCTGCTATGTGGAGTAATGAGGGGAGCCCTGGAAATG GTTCAAATGGCAGTCGATGTGAAGTTTGTGCAGGATACACTGAAAGGTGATAGCGTGACAGAAATCAGAATGAAGTTCATCAAAAGGATTGAGGATAACCTCCCAGCTGGGGAAGAGTAA